A stretch of the Methylacidiphilum caldifontis genome encodes the following:
- a CDS encoding restriction endonuclease produces the protein MPIPDFLSVFLPLLRFAGDRQEHTIREAIEMLSSEFGLTEAEKKQLLPSGTQPIFDNRVSWARTYMTKAGLLDSPRRGYFRITQRGLDALEKNPPKIDISFLSQYPEFVEFRSHRKPAKDQSSEPISETPTEALEAAYQKVRQNLADELLQTVKSCSPVFFERLVIDLLVKMGYGGSRQDAGSALGRSGDEGIDGIIKEDKLGLDVIYIQAKRWNGMVGRPEIQKFAGALHGQRAKKGIFITTSSFSKEAEEYASHIDLKIILIDGEKLAHLMIDYNVGVLPVSAYEIKKIDSDYFTE, from the coding sequence ATGCCTATCCCAGATTTTCTTTCGGTATTTCTTCCTTTGCTGCGTTTTGCTGGTGATCGTCAAGAACATACAATTCGAGAAGCGATTGAAATGTTGTCGTCGGAATTTGGACTAACCGAAGCCGAAAAGAAACAGCTGCTTCCAAGTGGAACTCAACCGATATTCGATAATCGCGTTAGTTGGGCTCGCACATATATGACCAAAGCTGGCCTTCTTGATTCTCCTCGCCGCGGCTACTTTCGCATTACGCAGAGAGGACTCGATGCTCTTGAGAAAAATCCTCCTAAAATAGACATATCCTTTTTAAGTCAGTATCCGGAATTCGTTGAATTTCGCTCGCATCGGAAGCCTGCTAAAGATCAATCCAGCGAGCCTATATCAGAAACCCCCACAGAAGCTCTTGAGGCTGCTTACCAGAAAGTTAGACAAAATCTTGCAGATGAGCTACTCCAGACCGTCAAATCATGTTCACCAGTTTTTTTTGAACGACTTGTTATCGATTTGCTCGTGAAAATGGGATATGGTGGCTCGCGGCAAGACGCAGGCAGTGCATTGGGACGCAGCGGTGATGAGGGCATCGATGGAATAATTAAGGAAGACAAGCTTGGGCTTGATGTTATCTACATACAGGCAAAACGATGGAATGGTATGGTAGGTAGACCCGAAATTCAAAAGTTTGCTGGAGCTTTGCATGGACAGAGAGCAAAAAAGGGGATATTTATTACGACATCTTCCTTTTCGAAAGAAGCAGAAGAGTACGCTTCGCATATCGATCTAAAAATTATTCTTATTGATGGCGAAAAACTTGCCCATTTGATGATTGATTACAATGTAGGAGTATTGCCTGTTTCTGCATACGAGATTAAAAAAATTGACTCTGATTATTTTACCGAATGA
- a CDS encoding DUF4238 domain-containing protein, protein MSEPKYHHFVPVFYLKHFVGKKPQGHIWTYDSKSGDVWSSLPENTACVKDYYSIKNKDGKRLNDIEKFFSRVESDAAPIYENLLRGVLPTEGTQERFDFSLFLALMVLRTQSMRCFVAEIHRILAQILIDTYRTIPEAFDTLINRIEEKTGDKFNKEDREYLYKLLENPSWLTIHVPKKNMLLPVFTNLIEIAKIFDCMKWSVVNAIHGFFITSDNPVIKILDPKFTRANNRGFLNENIEIIFPLSSYRALLMTWYDQVPDILEVFNEDAWSVNKVLAANSEQYLYAHLEDKRIKRLAKKFNHPNSRIIVQGFCSEVQVKGEWPRR, encoded by the coding sequence ATGTCAGAACCAAAATATCATCATTTCGTGCCAGTCTTTTACCTCAAGCACTTTGTAGGTAAAAAACCTCAAGGTCATATTTGGACCTATGATTCAAAATCAGGAGACGTGTGGTCTTCTCTACCGGAAAACACAGCATGTGTGAAAGATTACTATTCTATTAAAAATAAAGATGGTAAAAGGCTCAATGATATTGAAAAGTTCTTTTCGAGAGTTGAAAGCGATGCCGCTCCCATCTATGAGAATCTACTCCGTGGGGTTTTACCGACTGAAGGCACTCAAGAACGCTTCGATTTTAGTTTGTTTCTAGCATTGATGGTCTTGCGAACACAAAGTATGCGTTGTTTTGTCGCCGAAATCCATAGAATATTAGCGCAGATATTGATCGATACTTACAGAACAATTCCTGAAGCGTTTGATACACTAATTAACAGAATAGAAGAAAAGACTGGAGATAAATTCAATAAAGAGGATCGCGAATACCTATACAAATTACTCGAAAACCCATCATGGCTTACTATTCATGTTCCAAAAAAAAATATGCTGTTGCCGGTCTTTACGAATTTAATTGAGATAGCCAAGATCTTTGACTGCATGAAATGGTCGGTTGTCAATGCTATTCACGGGTTTTTTATTACCTCTGACAACCCAGTAATAAAAATATTGGATCCAAAATTCACTAGAGCAAATAATAGAGGTTTTTTAAATGAAAATATAGAAATCATTTTTCCTCTTTCTTCGTATCGAGCCCTTTTAATGACGTGGTATGATCAGGTTCCAGATATTTTGGAAGTTTTCAATGAGGATGCCTGGTCTGTAAATAAAGTATTGGCAGCGAATTCAGAGCAATACTTATATGCACATCTTGAGGATAAACGAATTAAGAGACTCGCAAAAAAATTCAACCATCCTAATTCTAGAATAATTGTTCAAGGATTTTGTAGTGAAGTACAAGTCAAAGGAGAATGGCCTCGTCGCTAA
- a CDS encoding tetratricopeptide repeat protein → MIARQPKHPEAFFLSVPQIVFGPSGEGKRVAEYITAHRIPEAERVAHQELRLATSLQAASDVEPTRNFQRNASMLGFSFRIAVSYNNLGVVLSLEKKFAEAHKMLSRAISIQKALLSQAQTDAVFNTGLAYIQAGRGAGKVIEQHKRLLAVFLLNNALVYREEGDERQAKKIDEEAHRLDPSLPAMSPFPSTPQRSKVEKRKPKSPPHKSIPPKNPPVTRPVKELPAFWKAPITPYLLGVHCKRVLPAQNSKRGSIYKRYNFGINESFLLC, encoded by the coding sequence TTGATTGCGCGGCAGCCCAAACATCCTGAAGCTTTTTTTCTTTCCGTACCTCAGATTGTCTTTGGCCCTTCCGGAGAAGGAAAGAGAGTTGCGGAATACATTACTGCTCACCGGATTCCAGAAGCAGAACGAGTTGCCCACCAGGAATTAAGACTAGCTACTTCTCTACAAGCGGCAAGTGATGTGGAACCGACTAGAAACTTTCAACGTAACGCATCGATGCTTGGTTTCTCTTTCCGTATTGCGGTTTCGTACAACAATCTTGGTGTTGTTCTCTCTTTAGAAAAGAAGTTTGCCGAGGCGCATAAGATGCTTTCCCGTGCTATCAGCATTCAGAAGGCTTTGTTGAGCCAAGCACAAACTGACGCTGTCTTTAATACCGGATTGGCATATATTCAGGCAGGACGCGGAGCAGGCAAAGTCATTGAGCAGCATAAACGGCTCTTGGCGGTTTTCCTGCTCAATAATGCTCTTGTCTATCGGGAAGAAGGAGACGAACGACAAGCAAAAAAGATCGATGAAGAAGCCCATCGTCTTGATCCATCCCTTCCGGCTATGAGTCCTTTTCCTTCAACCCCTCAGCGTTCCAAAGTGGAAAAACGCAAACCCAAGAGTCCACCCCACAAATCAATTCCACCGAAAAATCCACCTGTTACCCGTCCAGTAAAAGAATTGCCTGCGTTTTGGAAAGCTCCTATTACTCCTTATCTTTTAGGTGTGCATTGTAAAAGAGTGCTGCCTGCTCAGAATAGTAAAAGAGGAAGCATATACAAGCGATATAATTTTGGTATCAATGAGAGTTTTCTTTTATGCTAA
- a CDS encoding TonB-dependent receptor plug domain-containing protein, whose translation MEYTKPIFSLSLQKNRRDPIIRWIFLSILFINIVPAVQAGDSTLGPASMLTGEENTSSLQSMSGDPASWDQPPQGTESTGNGPQDVFGGSTSYQPLSNLLRNHPLLADASSSSTANSSTTSSSSSPSLSSSESGRVTMPETIVSTSNESVLPGDYDINSVYGIPLNVVDTPRSVQIVTQKEIQASAFISQNVMSLMYMAPGLYMGTTFGEFSVPNIRGMPANKYINGMLSFLPGTGYEGGPMNMNDFDQINIVQGPTMPSLLSIRAAGGYLDIQTKRPYWDGFHGYATVMEGMYDQNLWQADVGGPINDKLAFRFSYLGNYSGNYYYNDYLHNQAFYLALSYKPYDNYELFFNNSFYTEGYNEIGGINRPTQLLISDHEYLSAFIPNTFVGPPVFVNGHKVNYNIGPELYNYGVSVMPKYYNTIHFVPLSAIGGYRANLLNPGSGGYVESERAQVIQRVNVNEGFQIVNNSNFEYFSYNYQNFTPYNIYTPGSFVGQNNTSFIFNFETPIGEGSKAEETETKSLQDSKNAPLKEEPFPIHHTVNVGFEFDYANMIVYEGDFEQTFNPWNMGPLYDAVYPSYFQYNLPGTPWFSKYLYQDVPIPGRPGQVFNPGNFSSTDSETWYLRPYWQHQIDFGKHFSIFMGASVLGLMGTAKNPPGTPATYYDFGEALHPFGNYFSTVIPNFDFSPRWKPNEWTTVYFDFQQAYLAETGAFYGLSPLTSNYDLHLHQRLYSGGINFSLLNGKLNILTAAFDQEFQELESFKKVLLVPVPIDVVGGTMQVSYQPDRHLWLVANASYIIGTFNYGPPLKTGPSMDQPYSSILVAQNPAKYPFDLFGYFPQGTYPYVGWPNFQTSFMATYTFDFGLGLFASFNATSPQYIAYDYITRIPWQYTLNLGLSYTSPDKHWVARLWIWNVTDQHNWMTSGSGFATSFNNYDEIMVSWPFWIQGQVVYQF comes from the coding sequence ATGGAATACACAAAACCAATCTTTTCGTTGAGTTTACAAAAGAATAGGCGAGATCCAATTATCAGATGGATCTTCTTATCGATTCTTTTCATCAACATTGTTCCTGCCGTTCAAGCGGGAGATTCCACGTTGGGTCCTGCTTCCATGTTAACAGGAGAAGAAAACACTTCTTCGCTCCAGAGCATGTCAGGAGACCCTGCAAGTTGGGATCAGCCTCCGCAGGGAACGGAAAGCACAGGAAATGGTCCTCAAGATGTTTTCGGGGGAAGCACGTCTTACCAACCACTTTCAAACCTGCTCCGGAATCATCCACTTCTGGCTGATGCTTCCTCTTCTTCAACGGCAAACTCATCCACGACCTCTTCTTCTTCCAGCCCTTCTTTAAGTTCGTCTGAATCGGGTAGAGTCACAATGCCTGAAACAATTGTATCGACCAGTAACGAATCGGTTTTGCCAGGCGATTATGATATTAACTCTGTATATGGAATACCGCTTAACGTCGTTGACACCCCGCGAAGCGTCCAGATCGTTACTCAAAAGGAAATTCAAGCTTCGGCGTTCATATCGCAAAATGTGATGTCTCTTATGTACATGGCTCCTGGCCTTTACATGGGTACCACCTTTGGCGAATTTTCGGTTCCAAATATCCGAGGCATGCCAGCTAATAAATACATCAACGGAATGCTTTCTTTCCTTCCAGGAACTGGCTACGAAGGCGGACCAATGAACATGAACGATTTTGACCAGATCAACATCGTTCAAGGACCAACCATGCCAAGTTTACTTTCCATTCGTGCAGCAGGTGGTTATCTTGACATCCAAACCAAACGACCTTACTGGGACGGTTTCCATGGCTACGCAACTGTCATGGAAGGAATGTACGATCAGAATCTCTGGCAAGCTGATGTCGGTGGTCCCATTAACGACAAGCTTGCCTTCCGTTTCAGCTACCTAGGCAATTATTCTGGAAACTATTACTACAATGATTACCTGCACAACCAAGCCTTTTATCTCGCACTCTCCTACAAGCCCTATGACAACTACGAATTATTCTTTAACAATTCTTTTTATACGGAAGGTTACAATGAAATAGGAGGTATCAACCGACCAACCCAACTATTAATTTCCGATCATGAATACCTTTCTGCATTTATACCGAACACCTTTGTAGGTCCACCAGTTTTCGTCAACGGCCATAAAGTAAACTACAATATAGGACCTGAATTGTACAATTACGGGGTTTCCGTCATGCCTAAGTACTACAACACGATTCATTTCGTGCCCTTATCGGCAATCGGTGGGTACCGCGCCAACCTCTTGAATCCTGGATCTGGCGGTTACGTCGAAAGTGAACGAGCACAGGTTATCCAAAGGGTTAATGTCAATGAGGGTTTCCAAATTGTCAATAATAGTAACTTTGAATATTTTTCATACAACTACCAGAACTTCACTCCTTATAACATCTACACTCCAGGCTCTTTTGTGGGACAGAACAATACTTCTTTTATTTTTAACTTCGAAACTCCAATCGGCGAAGGAAGCAAAGCGGAGGAAACAGAAACAAAAAGTTTACAGGATTCAAAGAATGCTCCCCTGAAAGAAGAGCCATTCCCAATTCACCACACCGTCAACGTTGGATTCGAGTTCGATTATGCCAACATGATCGTCTACGAGGGAGACTTCGAACAGACATTCAATCCGTGGAACATGGGTCCGCTTTATGATGCGGTCTATCCTTCCTATTTTCAATATAACTTACCTGGTACACCTTGGTTCAGTAAGTATCTTTATCAAGATGTGCCTATTCCTGGCCGTCCTGGCCAAGTATTCAATCCAGGTAACTTCAGCTCGACTGATTCTGAAACTTGGTATCTGCGTCCCTACTGGCAACACCAGATCGATTTCGGTAAACACTTCTCAATCTTTATGGGCGCAAGCGTCCTAGGCCTCATGGGTACTGCAAAGAACCCACCCGGAACCCCTGCCACTTATTACGACTTTGGGGAAGCTCTTCATCCTTTTGGAAACTACTTTTCTACTGTCATTCCAAACTTCGACTTCAGCCCACGTTGGAAACCAAACGAATGGACAACAGTTTACTTCGATTTTCAACAGGCTTACTTAGCTGAAACAGGGGCCTTTTACGGATTATCTCCCTTAACAAGCAACTATGATCTTCACTTGCATCAACGTCTTTACAGTGGAGGAATAAATTTTAGCCTGCTCAACGGCAAACTCAACATATTGACAGCAGCCTTTGATCAAGAGTTTCAGGAATTAGAATCTTTTAAGAAAGTGCTTCTTGTCCCTGTTCCGATCGACGTAGTAGGAGGCACTATGCAGGTCTCCTATCAACCCGATCGTCATCTCTGGCTCGTTGCTAATGCATCATATATCATTGGTACCTTTAATTATGGACCTCCACTCAAAACGGGGCCTAGCATGGACCAGCCCTATTCGAGCATCCTCGTTGCCCAGAATCCGGCGAAATATCCTTTTGATCTGTTCGGCTATTTTCCCCAGGGAACGTATCCCTACGTGGGTTGGCCAAACTTCCAGACTTCATTCATGGCAACCTATACATTCGATTTCGGTTTGGGGCTTTTCGCCTCGTTCAACGCAACCAGTCCACAGTATATCGCTTACGATTATATCACGCGTATTCCATGGCAGTATACGCTCAATTTAGGTCTTAGCTATACGAGTCCTGACAAACATTGGGTGGCAAGACTTTGGATCTGGAACGTAACCGATCAACACAACTGGATGACAAGTGGTAGTGGCTTTGCAACTTCTTTCAACAACTATGACGAGATCATGGTTTCGTGGCCATTCTGGATCCAAGGTCAGGTCGTTTACCAATTCTGA